The genomic segment CCAGCCCTCATCAGAAACCGGTCTAGAACAAGCTGTGGCCGCACCCAAAACTTGGGCTAATTCTTCAACAGGTCCCCAGTTTTCTGGAGCTTTCATTCCTCTACCTGCAGAAACCACAATATCTGCATCGCTCAATAGTAATTTGTCTGTTACTTTATCCACGGACATCAATTCTGTTTTAAGCTCTTCGGCGCCTATGCCTGCATCAAATACTTCATGAGCAAAAGGAAGTTCATTTTCCATCAGCATAAAAGAGTTTTGCGCTAAAGTGATAACTTTATTTCGGGTATTTACTTGTTGTACTCCCTGTGCTTTTCCGCTAAACACATTCTTTTGAACTTGGAAAGGCTCTATAGATAAAGGAAGAGCAGTAGCTCCACTTACTAATCCAGCCTTTAGTCTAACAGCTACTCTTGGTGCTATTCCTTTACCCGTATTATTATTGGCCATCACTATAATTTTGCAGTCTTGAGTTTGAGCTGCAGCAGAAATAGTTTTAGAATAAACAGCATTATCTAGGCTTTTATAAATATCGCCTTTTGCACTTAATATTTTGGATGCTCCGTATTTTGAGAGTTCTTGTAATTCGGTTTCACTTACATCACCAATGGAGAGCACTGTGACATCCCCTCCTGTTTTTTCAGCCATAGCTTTGGCATAAGAAACCAATTCAAAAGAAGACTTCTTAAACTTTCCATCCCAATTTTCTAAATAAACTAATATTGACATTTTCTTCTTTTTTAGGTTTATAATACTTTGGCTTCTTCATGTAATAATCTGAATAAGTCAGCTATATTCTCACTATCCAGCATTTTTACTGGAGGTTTAGCAGGTGGCAATTCAAAGGAAACAAACTCAGAATTTAAATCTGAAGCAATTTCGGGAACCACTACTAAAGGCTTTTTACGAGCCATCATGATTCCACGCATGGCTGGTATTCTTGGGTCAAGAGCAATTCCTTTTTGTACCACAGCAACTACTGGCAACGCAATTTTTAAAGTTTCAGAACCGCCATCAACAGCTCTTTTCATTATTAAATCATCACCTTCTAATTCGATATTAGATACCGAAGAAACAGAAGGAATTTCTAAAAATTCAGCCAGCATTCCACCCACAGCTGATCCGTTATAATCAGCAGAATCAATTCCTGCCAAAATGAGGTCGTAATTATTTTCTTTAAGGTAAGCTGCAATTTGAGCTGCCACTTGAAAGTCATCACTAGGTAGACTATCTATTCTCACCGCGTCGTCGGCACCAACAGCTAGAGCTTTCCTTAAGGTAGGCTCCACCATTTTGTCACCAACGGTGATAACGCTAATCTTTTCAATCATTCCACCAGATTTTTCTTTTAATTCCAAAGCTCTGGTTAAGGCTAGTTCGTCCCAAGGGTTAATCACCCATTGAACGCCATTCATATCCACCGCTTTTTGATCACCACTGAGCTTAATCTTAGTAGTAGTATCGGGGACATTGCTAATACAAACTAATATCTTCATTATATTTAGGTTTAATAGTATTTAATTTTATCTCTATTTATTTTAAACGAGGTATTTGGGGTTTGTAGACTGAAGCTCGGAGCATGAAGTGAATTTCATACTCGTTCTAAAGCCTGAATTTCATTACAAACTTTCTTCATTACCTCTTTACCCTTTGCTCAAAACTCTTTGCCCTTTCATATTCAAAATTTCACGCAAAGAAAATGCAAAGATGAATCGCGAAGAACGCATAAGAAATTAAAGTATGAAGCTTATTCGAATGTCAAATTGAACTTTAAATATATGAACTTTGAACCAAAAATCGAACTTCTAACTCTTTGCTTCCGATTTCCCTTTATATTTCCAACTTCGTACTTCCATCTTCCCTCTATGCTCTTCCCTCATCTTATTTAATCAGGCTGCGAGAAATCACTATCTTTTGAACTTCAGAAGTGCCTTCGTATATCTGAGTTAGTTTGGCTTCACGCATTAATCTTTCCACATGGTATTCTCTCACATAACCATAACCACCATGAATCTGAACAGCTTCTGTAGTTACTTCCATGGCTATATCGGCTGCGTATTGCTTGGCCATGGCTGAAGCCACACCGTAAGGCTGGTCATTATCTTTTAGCCAAGCTGCTTTTAGGCAAAGGTTTCTGGCATTTTCAATTTTTACTGCCATATCAGACAGCTTAAAAGCCACCGATTGGTGATTGAAAATCTCTGTTCCAAATGCTTTTCTTTCTTGAGAATACTGTAATGCTCTTTCAAAGGCTCCACTTGCTATTCCTAGGGCTTGAGAGGCAATTCCAATACGTCCGCCTTCTAAAGTTTTCATGGCAAATTTGAATCCGAAGCCATCCTCACCTATTCTGTTTTCCTTGGGAACTTTCACATCGTTAAACATTACCGAGTGTGTATCACTACTGCGCATTCCCATCTTATTTTCATGAGGGCCTAAGGTGATTCCAGGACTGTCTTTCTCCACTATAAAGGCATTGATTCCTTTATGTCCTTTTTCAGGATGTGTATGCGCAATCACGATATAGGTAGATGCGGAGTTGGCATTGGTAATCCAGTTTTTGGTACCATTCAATAGATAATGGTCACCCATATCTTTGGCGGAGGTTCTTTGCATAGTAGCATCGGAGCCAGCCTCAGGTTCTGAAAGTAAAAAGGCGCCAATCTTTTCACCAGTAGCTAAAGGGCGCAGATATTTATTCCTTTGCTCATCATTACCATATTTTTCCAGCCCATAACATACTAATGAATTATTTACAGACATCACCACTGAAACGGAGGAGTCTATCTTAGATATTTCTTCCATGGCCAAAACATAGGAAATGGTATCCATTCCACCTCCATCCCATTCTTCGCCTACCAGCATTCCAAGGAAGCCGAGTTCAGCCAAGTTTTTGATATGTTCTGTAGGGTAAATGGCTTTTTCATCTCTTTCAATAACGTCTTTAATTAACTCACGCTGAGCATAATCTCTAGCGGCCTGCTGAATCATTATTTGCTCTTCAGTAAATTCAAAATTCATGATATGTTTTTTTAGGTTTTTACTTTTATTTGGTTGAATAGGTAAAGGTTTTCTTATTTGGACAGCTAAGTTACAAAATTATACTATGCTTGCATAATATTATAATTTTTTTATCATTTCTATTCGGGTAGAAATTAGAGGATTGGAAGGAAAATTGGGAATGTGTTGGTTGTGTTTTTGGGGATGTAATATGCGAGTGTATATATGGAGGCGAATCCAATAAAATAATAAAGCCCGCTTCGAGAGGAAGCAGGCTTTATCATTTTGTTAAAATATATCTACTTAAGTCGACTGGTAATTTGGTCGACTACAGTTTCATAGGTTCGTAAAACACGGTCCCATTCCGCAAATTTATGATCGCTTTTTACACTGGTACCCGATTCTCCGATTTCACTAACTAGTTTTATTTTATAGCTTAGAGGATCTAAACTTCCAATTTTGACAATGATACGAGTCCTTACTGCAGCATTAGGGAAGGTTTGCATATTCCATGCTGTTCTAAGATATCCCGTTTCACGGTCAGCAATTTCTATGACATCGAAATAATTGGTGACCACTTGGTTTAAAATTTTCCAGCTTTCTATGTTGTCTCTATTGGGATTAAGTTCAACTTCAATATCTGTATTAGCTATATCTGTTTGTATAGATGCATCATAAGCAGGATCTGGAAGCATCTCGTAATACTTGGTTTTGGATGGCTTTGGAAAGCCCTTCTTATTGCATATAGTTTCTTCTACGTCAAGAAATCCACTTCTTTCAATATTGATGGTAACACAGGCATTGCTTAACACAACGACCTCGGCCTGTCCTGTTCCAACTTTAATTCCATTAGAGTATATGGCGGCGTCGGGTTCGGAGCAACTGACCAATACTTTTTTCTTCCCTGCTAATGCTGAGAAACTTAATCCTGCGAT from the Lentimicrobium sp. L6 genome contains:
- a CDS encoding electron transfer flavoprotein subunit beta/FixA family protein, which produces MKILVCISNVPDTTTKIKLSGDQKAVDMNGVQWVINPWDELALTRALELKEKSGGMIEKISVITVGDKMVEPTLRKALAVGADDAVRIDSLPSDDFQVAAQIAAYLKENNYDLILAGIDSADYNGSAVGGMLAEFLEIPSVSSVSNIELEGDDLIMKRAVDGGSETLKIALPVVAVVQKGIALDPRIPAMRGIMMARKKPLVVVPEIASDLNSEFVSFELPPAKPPVKMLDSENIADLFRLLHEEAKVL
- a CDS encoding electron transfer flavoprotein subunit alpha/FixB family protein, whose protein sequence is MSILVYLENWDGKFKKSSFELVSYAKAMAEKTGGDVTVLSIGDVSETELQELSKYGASKILSAKGDIYKSLDNAVYSKTISAAAQTQDCKIIVMANNNTGKGIAPRVAVRLKAGLVSGATALPLSIEPFQVQKNVFSGKAQGVQQVNTRNKVITLAQNSFMLMENELPFAHEVFDAGIGAEELKTELMSVDKVTDKLLLSDADIVVSAGRGMKAPENWGPVEELAQVLGAATACSRPVSDEGWRGHEEHVGQTGKVIAPNLYFAFGISGAIQHLAGVSSSKVIVAINTDAEAPIFGAADYGIIGDLKEVLPKLVEAAKSFKASV
- a CDS encoding acyl-CoA dehydrogenase family protein, which gives rise to MNFEFTEEQIMIQQAARDYAQRELIKDVIERDEKAIYPTEHIKNLAELGFLGMLVGEEWDGGGMDTISYVLAMEEISKIDSSVSVVMSVNNSLVCYGLEKYGNDEQRNKYLRPLATGEKIGAFLLSEPEAGSDATMQRTSAKDMGDHYLLNGTKNWITNANSASTYIVIAHTHPEKGHKGINAFIVEKDSPGITLGPHENKMGMRSSDTHSVMFNDVKVPKENRIGEDGFGFKFAMKTLEGGRIGIASQALGIASGAFERALQYSQERKAFGTEIFNHQSVAFKLSDMAVKIENARNLCLKAAWLKDNDQPYGVASAMAKQYAADIAMEVTTEAVQIHGGYGYVREYHVERLMREAKLTQIYEGTSEVQKIVISRSLIK